In one window of Prevotella sp. E13-17 DNA:
- a CDS encoding branched-chain amino acid aminotransferase — protein MKELDWKNLSFGYMPTDYNVRCYYRNGKWGEIEVSSDEYLKLHMAATCLHYGQEAFEGLKAYRCPDGKVRLFRVKDNAERLQSTCRGIMMPEVPTELFVEMAEKVVRLNQEWIPTYESGATLYLRPLLIGTSAQVGVHPAKEYLFLIFVTPVGPYFKGGFSSNPYVIVRDYDRSAPLGTGKYKVGGNYAASLFANNLAHEKGYACEFYLDAKEKKYIDECGAANFFGIKDNTYITPKSTSILPSITNRSLMQVAEDLGMKVERRPIPEEELSTFEEAGACGTAAVISPISYIDDLETGKRYDFGPNPGPQSKKLYDTLRGIQYGTIEDKHGWTTVVID, from the coding sequence ATGAAAGAACTGGATTGGAAAAATCTATCGTTCGGCTATATGCCAACGGACTACAACGTACGCTGCTACTATCGCAACGGAAAATGGGGAGAAATAGAAGTATCATCAGACGAATATCTGAAGCTTCACATGGCAGCCACCTGCCTGCACTACGGACAGGAAGCATTCGAAGGTCTGAAAGCCTATCGTTGTCCTGACGGAAAGGTACGTCTGTTCCGTGTGAAAGACAATGCAGAGCGCCTGCAGTCAACCTGTCGCGGCATTATGATGCCTGAGGTTCCCACCGAGCTTTTCGTCGAAATGGCAGAGAAAGTAGTTCGTTTGAATCAAGAATGGATTCCCACCTACGAGAGTGGTGCTACCCTCTATCTGCGCCCACTGCTGATTGGTACCAGTGCTCAGGTTGGCGTTCATCCAGCGAAAGAGTATCTGTTCTTAATCTTCGTAACACCTGTCGGTCCTTACTTCAAGGGTGGTTTCTCAAGCAACCCCTACGTCATTGTGCGCGACTACGACCGTTCTGCGCCTCTCGGCACAGGTAAGTACAAGGTGGGTGGTAACTATGCCGCATCATTGTTCGCCAACAATCTGGCGCACGAGAAGGGCTATGCCTGCGAGTTCTATTTGGATGCCAAGGAGAAGAAATACATCGATGAGTGTGGTGCTGCCAATTTCTTCGGCATCAAGGACAACACTTATATCACACCAAAGTCAACCTCTATCCTGCCCTCTATCACCAACCGTTCGCTGATGCAAGTGGCAGAAGACCTGGGCATGAAGGTTGAACGTCGTCCTATTCCCGAGGAAGAGCTGTCAACCTTCGAGGAAGCCGGAGCATGCGGAACAGCCGCTGTCATCAGTCCCATCTCGTATATCGATGATCTGGAGACCGGCAAGCGCTACGACTTCGGTCCTAATCCTGGTCCTCAGTCTAAGAAGCTCTACGACACCCTGCGTGGCATCCAGTATGGCACCATCGAAGACAAGCACGGATGGACAACCGTTGTCATTGATTAA
- a CDS encoding metallophosphoesterase, which translates to MKRIGLISDTHGYWDDKYLHYFEQCDEIWHAGDIGSVEVAERLAAFRPLRAVCGNCDGGDLRLMYRELNRFKCEDVDVLIKHIGGYPGNYDASVCGTLFANPPQLFIAGHSHILKVKYDKTLNLLHLNPGAAGLQGWHKERTLMRLTIDGSAFKDLEVITLADPRKENGL; encoded by the coding sequence ATGAAAAGGATAGGTTTGATCAGCGATACGCATGGCTACTGGGACGACAAGTACTTGCACTACTTCGAACAGTGCGACGAAATCTGGCATGCTGGCGACATTGGCAGTGTGGAGGTGGCAGAACGACTGGCTGCATTCAGACCTCTGCGCGCTGTCTGTGGCAACTGCGATGGGGGTGACCTTAGACTGATGTATCGCGAGTTGAACCGTTTCAAATGTGAGGATGTGGATGTTTTGATCAAGCACATAGGGGGCTATCCCGGCAATTATGATGCCTCCGTGTGTGGAACACTGTTTGCCAATCCGCCACAGTTGTTCATCGCTGGTCACTCACATATACTAAAGGTGAAATACGACAAAACCCTAAACCTGTTGCACCTGAACCCTGGCGCAGCCGGACTACAGGGGTGGCACAAGGAACGCACACTGATGCGGCTGACCATTGATGGCAGTGCTTTCAAAGACTTGGAGGTCATCACTTTGGCTGATCCCAGAAAGGAGAATGGCTTATGA
- a CDS encoding AAA family ATPase: MKDGEKVIINVGRQLGSGGRMVAQLLAKTFDARFYDKELLELAARESGFSEEYFEQNDECKGFFRSLFNIGTLHLPDNGFYQNGFSQESLFKIQSDAIRKAAAEDSCVFVGRCADYVLRDKAECVNIFVTAPIDIRIDCVTERHHCSREEARRIIEKGEHERATYYNYYTGKRWGAAESYHLCIDASVMGIEETADYIARYIKARQLKNGSAERIV; this comes from the coding sequence ATGAAAGACGGAGAGAAAGTGATAATCAACGTTGGGCGACAGCTGGGCAGCGGAGGACGAATGGTGGCGCAGTTGCTGGCGAAGACTTTCGATGCACGTTTCTATGATAAAGAACTGCTGGAACTGGCAGCTCGGGAAAGTGGTTTCTCGGAAGAGTATTTCGAACAGAACGATGAGTGTAAAGGCTTCTTTCGCTCGTTGTTCAACATAGGCACATTGCATCTTCCCGATAACGGTTTCTATCAGAATGGCTTTTCGCAGGAGTCGCTTTTCAAAATTCAAAGTGATGCTATCCGTAAGGCGGCTGCAGAGGATTCTTGTGTTTTCGTAGGTCGTTGTGCGGACTATGTGTTGCGCGACAAGGCAGAATGCGTGAACATATTTGTGACGGCGCCAATTGATATTCGTATCGATTGCGTGACAGAACGTCATCATTGTTCGCGCGAAGAGGCTCGACGTATTATTGAAAAGGGTGAACATGAACGTGCTACTTACTATAATTACTACACGGGCAAACGCTGGGGGGCAGCAGAGAGTTACCATCTCTGTATTGATGCTTCCGTGATGGGAATCGAAGAAACAGCAGACTATATTGCGAGATACATTAAGGCTCGACAGCTAAAGAATGGCTCTGCGGAGAGAATTGTATAG
- a CDS encoding CD225/dispanin family protein produces the protein MDNNLNGNAFPQQPKDYKTWSIVNLVISIIFCCGCTGFIALILSIIALIKSNDVVKYNNMGESSVLLAQDASKTAKTLNLISSILLVAGFIFSIVYFAIFGATQLANMMQL, from the coding sequence ATGGACAACAATTTAAACGGAAACGCATTTCCTCAGCAGCCCAAGGACTATAAGACTTGGTCAATCGTGAATCTGGTTATATCCATCATCTTCTGCTGTGGATGCACGGGCTTCATTGCATTGATACTGTCAATCATCGCCCTTATCAAGTCTAACGACGTCGTGAAGTACAACAACATGGGCGAATCATCAGTCCTATTAGCTCAAGATGCCTCCAAGACAGCCAAGACACTGAACCTCATCAGTTCAATCTTGCTGGTAGCAGGATTTATCTTCAGCATTGTTTACTTTGCAATCTTTGGAGCTACTCAGCTTGCAAATATGATGCAACTATAG
- the xseA gene encoding exodeoxyribonuclease VII large subunit encodes MTTFTLYELNSLVRQAIENAMDQEYWVEAELSECRESRGHCYMELIQKDERSNTPVARASAKCWKNTWGMLQPHFERITGQPLHAGLKVRLKVYAQFHEAFGFSWIVTDIDPTYTLGDMAQRRQEIIRKLKEEGIFDLQKELTLSPFALNIAVISSETAAGYGDFVNQLADTPFAFRTQLFPAIMQGEQVEQSIITALNAIYQQQNELFALPFDCVVIIRGGGATADLSGFDTLTLAENVANFPLPIITGIGHDRDESVLDMVSHTRVKTPTAAAQFLISNTEKTQHHIEQYEERIAHFVKNKIEVEQLRLANLSERIPPLFSLTRAKQETLLERHLQAILSHLQRRFEKEEHRLDLLEQKVTALDPTLLLKRGYSMTLHKGKLLRDPSQVKSNDELVTRLEKGTIISIVK; translated from the coding sequence ATGACCACCTTCACGCTCTACGAACTCAACAGTCTGGTACGACAAGCCATCGAAAATGCGATGGATCAAGAATACTGGGTAGAGGCAGAACTGTCGGAATGCCGCGAGAGCAGAGGACACTGCTACATGGAACTTATCCAAAAAGACGAACGCTCCAACACCCCCGTAGCACGAGCATCTGCCAAATGCTGGAAGAACACGTGGGGCATGCTACAACCACACTTTGAGCGAATCACCGGTCAGCCGCTACATGCAGGACTGAAAGTTCGCTTAAAGGTCTATGCTCAGTTCCACGAGGCCTTCGGATTTTCGTGGATAGTCACAGACATAGACCCGACCTACACCTTGGGCGACATGGCACAGCGCCGTCAGGAAATCATCAGAAAGCTAAAGGAAGAAGGCATCTTCGATTTACAAAAGGAACTGACGCTCTCGCCTTTTGCACTGAATATCGCTGTCATCTCCAGCGAGACAGCTGCAGGCTATGGCGACTTCGTCAACCAGCTGGCCGACACTCCCTTTGCTTTTCGCACCCAACTCTTCCCTGCTATCATGCAGGGCGAACAGGTAGAGCAAAGCATCATCACGGCATTGAATGCCATTTATCAACAACAAAACGAGCTTTTCGCCTTGCCATTCGACTGCGTTGTCATCATTCGCGGCGGAGGAGCCACGGCCGATTTGTCAGGATTCGACACTTTAACCCTGGCAGAGAACGTTGCCAATTTCCCCCTACCCATCATTACCGGCATCGGCCACGACCGCGACGAGTCGGTGCTTGACATGGTTAGCCACACCAGAGTGAAGACCCCAACGGCTGCCGCACAGTTTCTCATCTCCAACACTGAGAAGACGCAGCACCACATAGAGCAGTACGAAGAACGCATCGCACACTTTGTGAAGAACAAAATAGAGGTTGAACAACTACGACTTGCCAATCTCTCGGAGCGCATCCCCCCACTCTTTTCACTGACAAGAGCCAAGCAAGAGACCCTGCTGGAGCGCCACCTGCAGGCCATCCTTTCTCATCTGCAAAGACGTTTCGAAAAAGAAGAACACCGTTTAGACCTTTTAGAGCAGAAAGTCACGGCGCTTGACCCGACGCTTCTACTGAAGCGCGGCTACAGCATGACACTTCACAAGGGCAAACTACTACGCGACCCCTCACAAGTAAAGTCCAACGATGAATTAGTCACTCGCCTTGAAAAAGGCACCATCATATCTATCGTCAAATGA
- a CDS encoding MATE family efflux transporter, giving the protein MDSKARALELGQKNVGALLWQYALPAIVAMTASSLYNIIDRASIGQLVGADAINGLSVTFPFMNLSAAFGAAVGVGASTCISVKLGQRDYDTAEHLLGNTVTLNLIVGFLFMSVCLLFLDPILRFFGASDVTLPYAREFMEIILAGNIVTHMYFGMNALLRACGKPRHAMYATLFTVVMNILLVIAFVWVFRWGIRGAALATITSQTMAMCWQLWIFSDHKELIHLKRGIYGLKADLVKNIISIGVSPFLMNATSCIIVIFMNRQFLSYGGDMAVGAYGIANTFGMFFFMIIMGINQGMQPIVGYNYGAKKFDRMLRCLNLAILSATAIMVLGWLMAILFPAEMARIFTKDAVQIRLAADGILINMLLFPLIGFQAVTTNFFQCIGRVKISIFLSLSRQLTILLPLIVVFPMIWGLNGLWAALPTSDGLAAMMAAFVLWKYMREFKVGKV; this is encoded by the coding sequence ATGGATAGTAAAGCGAGAGCATTAGAATTAGGGCAGAAGAATGTGGGAGCGCTGTTATGGCAGTATGCACTGCCTGCTATTGTGGCGATGACGGCCTCGTCGCTCTATAATATCATTGACCGTGCCTCCATTGGTCAACTGGTGGGAGCCGATGCCATCAACGGTCTTTCGGTTACGTTTCCCTTCATGAACCTTAGCGCAGCCTTTGGCGCTGCTGTGGGCGTTGGCGCCTCTACTTGTATCAGCGTGAAACTGGGACAGCGTGACTACGACACTGCAGAGCATCTGTTGGGAAATACGGTTACGCTGAATCTCATCGTGGGATTCCTGTTTATGAGCGTCTGCCTGTTGTTTCTCGATCCCATTCTTCGCTTTTTTGGCGCCAGTGATGTGACGTTGCCTTATGCCCGAGAGTTCATGGAGATTATCTTGGCAGGCAATATTGTCACCCACATGTACTTCGGCATGAATGCTTTGCTGCGCGCTTGTGGCAAGCCTCGTCATGCCATGTATGCCACCTTGTTTACGGTGGTGATGAACATCTTGCTGGTCATCGCCTTCGTGTGGGTGTTTCGCTGGGGCATCAGAGGAGCTGCATTGGCCACTATCACATCGCAGACGATGGCAATGTGCTGGCAGCTGTGGATATTTTCGGACCACAAAGAACTGATTCATCTGAAGCGAGGCATCTATGGATTGAAGGCCGATTTGGTGAAAAACATCATTTCTATTGGCGTCTCTCCTTTCTTGATGAATGCCACTTCGTGTATTATCGTGATTTTCATGAACCGCCAGTTCTTGTCTTATGGTGGTGATATGGCTGTAGGTGCATACGGCATAGCCAATACGTTTGGCATGTTCTTCTTCATGATAATTATGGGGATTAACCAAGGCATGCAGCCCATTGTGGGTTACAACTACGGTGCAAAGAAGTTCGACCGTATGCTTCGCTGTCTTAATTTAGCCATTCTTTCTGCCACAGCCATCATGGTTCTGGGCTGGTTGATGGCCATTCTTTTCCCCGCAGAGATGGCTCGCATCTTTACAAAGGATGCGGTTCAGATAAGATTGGCGGCCGATGGCATACTGATAAATATGCTGTTGTTTCCCCTAATCGGCTTTCAGGCAGTGACGACAAACTTCTTTCAATGTATAGGCAGGGTGAAGATTTCTATCTTCCTCTCGCTGTCAAGACAGCTGACAATCCTGCTGCCACTCATTGTCGTGTTCCCGATGATATGGGGATTGAATGGACTTTGGGCGGCTTTGCCTACGAGCGACGGTCTGGCAGCTATGATGGCGGCTTTCGTGTTGTGGAAGTATATGCGAGAATTTAAAGTGGGAAAGGTATGA
- the xseB gene encoding exodeoxyribonuclease VII small subunit, with product MNYEESLQQLETIVRKMENNEFGIDELSEQLKSALQIIKQCKEKLNKTDSEIKKILEKS from the coding sequence ATGAACTACGAAGAATCATTACAACAGCTAGAAACCATCGTTCGCAAGATGGAGAACAACGAATTCGGCATCGACGAGCTGTCCGAACAGCTGAAATCCGCACTGCAGATTATCAAACAGTGCAAGGAGAAATTAAACAAGACTGACAGTGAAATCAAAAAAATACTGGAAAAAAGTTAG
- a CDS encoding S8 family serine peptidase — protein MKHLVILMTLLFVGLSVHAGKIKYPGTKVYICRYTLNDKKATTYSLNEAGRFLSKKSLNRRRKQGIAVDSTDLPIPQSYIRMFSSKGTTVLGTSKWQNTVLVSSKDTTELRRLGTLPIVKASRCVYISPDSIEKPADIRWNVHKTFNRWDSIHNDPYGMSRQQIETLAGHWLHEQGFTGKGITIAILDGGFQNYSQIPALREAHITGTHDFVVTALDHRFYDDRETCFNSIDHGTKVFSALAAKAPEVCMGTAPDASYWLLRCEDSNTEQPVEEDLWTMAAEFADSVGVDIINSSLGYYKFDNDRGNYRLQDLDGKTAFISRTASMLARKGIVLCNSAGNSGMGPWKKISVPGDATDILTVGAIDQNSVIAAFSSLGPTQDGRIKPDVVAIGAPTALISGRGTLINDMGTSFSTPIVTGLVACLWQALPSKSAFEIINLVRRSGNHYKEPTNIYGYGIPNFWTAYQLGQ, from the coding sequence ATGAAACATCTCGTCATCTTGATGACTTTACTGTTTGTCGGCCTGTCCGTCCATGCGGGGAAAATAAAATATCCCGGCACTAAAGTCTATATCTGCAGATACACGCTCAACGACAAGAAAGCGACCACTTACTCACTGAATGAGGCTGGACGTTTTCTTTCCAAGAAGAGTCTGAACCGCCGTCGCAAGCAAGGCATTGCAGTCGATTCCACCGACCTGCCCATTCCCCAGAGCTACATTCGCATGTTTTCGTCAAAGGGAACCACCGTGCTTGGCACCAGCAAGTGGCAGAACACAGTGCTGGTCAGTTCAAAAGACACCACCGAGCTCCGCCGTCTTGGCACCCTTCCTATCGTAAAAGCAAGCCGTTGCGTGTATATCTCGCCCGACTCCATCGAGAAGCCTGCCGACATCCGTTGGAATGTACACAAGACTTTCAACCGCTGGGACTCTATTCACAACGACCCCTATGGCATGTCAAGACAACAGATTGAGACACTGGCAGGCCATTGGCTTCACGAACAAGGCTTCACGGGAAAGGGCATCACCATTGCCATTCTCGATGGTGGATTTCAGAACTACAGCCAGATTCCCGCCCTTCGCGAGGCCCACATTACCGGCACACACGACTTCGTGGTCACTGCCCTCGACCACCGTTTCTACGACGACAGAGAGACATGTTTCAACAGCATTGACCACGGAACAAAGGTTTTCTCGGCTCTTGCCGCCAAAGCACCCGAAGTATGTATGGGCACTGCACCCGATGCCAGCTATTGGCTACTGCGTTGTGAAGACTCCAATACCGAGCAGCCCGTAGAGGAAGACCTATGGACTATGGCTGCCGAATTTGCCGATTCCGTAGGCGTGGACATCATCAACTCGAGTCTGGGCTATTATAAATTCGACAACGACCGCGGCAACTATCGTCTGCAAGACCTTGACGGCAAGACCGCATTCATATCCAGAACAGCTTCCATGTTGGCTCGAAAAGGCATTGTGCTCTGCAATTCTGCCGGCAATTCGGGCATGGGACCATGGAAAAAGATCAGTGTTCCTGGCGATGCTACCGACATACTGACCGTGGGTGCCATCGACCAGAATTCAGTCATCGCAGCATTCTCCAGTCTAGGGCCCACACAAGACGGACGCATCAAGCCCGATGTCGTTGCCATCGGAGCACCGACAGCCCTTATCTCAGGCCGGGGAACGCTGATCAATGATATGGGCACTTCATTCTCGACCCCCATCGTCACTGGGCTCGTTGCCTGTCTATGGCAGGCGCTTCCCAGCAAGAGCGCCTTCGAGATCATCAACTTGGTGCGCCGCAGTGGCAACCACTACAAGGAACCAACCAACATCTATGGATATGGTATTCCCAACTTCTGGACCGCTTATCAGTTAGGACAATGA